From one Methanomicrobia archaeon genomic stretch:
- a CDS encoding type II toxin-antitoxin system HicB family antitoxin, which produces MKFNITLELDEEGRYVVECTDLPGCLSEGETVQDAIENISEAIVGCLKSRLKQAGEQLKVPTFYQKLDISLDLGTAHV; this is translated from the coding sequence ATGAAATTCAACATCACCCTTGAACTCGACGAGGAGGGTCGGTATGTTGTGGAATGTACGGACCTTCCAGGGTGTCTTTCTGAGGGAGAAACGGTGCAGGACGCGATTGAGAATATCAGTGAAGCAATCGTGGGCTGTTTGAAATCGCGACTCAAGCAAGCAGGTGAGCAGTTGAAGGTCCCTACGTTTTACCAGAAGCTGGATATTTCTCTTGATCTGGGCACGGCACATGTCTAA